Proteins from a genomic interval of Zingiber officinale cultivar Zhangliang chromosome 1B, Zo_v1.1, whole genome shotgun sequence:
- the LOC122038660 gene encoding uncharacterized protein LOC122038660 yields the protein MPKSSHQELDYFSHKLWLVEGTTEQNRIHGEQIQQLLQAREEESTLRRPTFSVQLVYKQFRELGPTEFKGTTDPIVAEGWIRSLEMIYDFMQLTDADKVRCVIFMLRDDARVWWEGAWLTVNLATLTWADFKEVFYEKYFTTDNRTRLAREFFELHQGDLMVAEYVKRFERGRYFVPMIASQPVEELKHFTEGLRAAILHDVRLSRVTTFREAVGQTLMSERDRNDMIKEAQNKRLSYQGRDQ from the exons ATGCCTAAGTCATCTCATCAGGAACTCGACTACTTCAGCCACAA GTTATGGCTAGTTGAAGGAACAACG GAGCAAAATCGTATCCATGGagagcagattcaacaactattGCAAGCTAGGGAAGAGGAGAGCACACTTAGACGTCCTACATTTAGTGTGCAACTGGTCTACAAGCAATTTCGGGAGCTTGGACCGACGGAGTTTAAAGGCACCACAGATCCGATTGTTGCAGAAGGATGGATTCGATCTCTGGAGATGATATATGACTTCATGCAGCTTACAGATGCGGACAAGGTCAGGTGCGTGATATTTATGCTACGAGATGATGCACGAGTATGGTGGGAAGGTGCATGGTTGACAGTTAATTTGGCTACATTGACATGGGCTGATTTCAAGGAGGTATTTTACGAGAAATACTTCACTACTGACAACAGAACCCGGCTGGCAAGGGAGTTCTTTGAGCTTCACCAGGGAGATTTGATGGTGGCTGAGTATGTCAAGAGGTTCGAGAGGGGACGCTACTTCGTACCCATGATTGCCAGCCAACCAGTTGAGGAGCTGAAGCACTTTACAGAAGGATTGAGAGCTGCCATTCTCCATGACGTCAGACTAAGTCGGGTCACCACCTTCAGGGAGGCAGTTGGCCAGACACTGATGTCTGAAAGGGACAGGAATGACATGATCAAGGAAGCCCAGAACAAAAGATTGAGTTATCAGGGAAGGGATCAATAG
- the LOC122038654 gene encoding uncharacterized protein LOC122038654, protein MCKKAGHFARDCPQLKESTKGRVFAMTQEQVDLNAAIITSMILVANIPAHVLIDSGAIHSFIYAAYIVKWGITPKRMIKGYSVSLPSGEELHSNRVVRNCQMMMENCIVGAELIVLDMVEFDVILGMDWLTQHEAVIDYK, encoded by the coding sequence ATGTGCAAGAAGGCAGGGCATTTTGCTAGGGACTGCCCTCAGCTTAAGGAGTCAACCAAAGGAAGGGTATTTGCCATGACTCAAGAGCAAGTGGATCTAAACGCGGCTATCATCACAAGTATGATTCTTGTTGCCAATATACCGGCGCATGTATTAATAGATTCTGGTGCCATCCATTCATTTATATATGCGGCTTACATTGTAAAATGGGGCATTACACCTAAACGAATGATTAAGGGATATAGTGTTTCTTTGCCTTCTGGAGAGGAACTACACAGTAACAGGGTGGTAAGAAATTGTCAGATGATGATGGAAAACTGTATCGTAGGTGCAGAACTAATTGTGCTGGATATGGTAGAATTTGATGTGATCCTTGGAATGGATTGGCTGACTCAGCATGAGGCTGTCATCGATTATAAATGA